One window of the Anopheles cruzii chromosome 2, idAnoCruzAS_RS32_06, whole genome shotgun sequence genome contains the following:
- the LOC128279087 gene encoding uncharacterized protein LOC128279087 — translation MTSDCQPTTTGRIVLGLELLLLVLVGSAHARTVNLTAQDPTPNATNDSQEQPSGQLPPDETKTDGSAGKSVVVNWKLTCEQLCSAGLGGPGCGATWLRPATTDTTTQLFPVDDETVDGLCPVLCVNGLGVSKCSCKGYKPKGHINLDLVCVAFCKAANLQLNGCSRCDGSDVEGHLGAVDSIQTTTPNWDELCTQFCKMGDGGTLCNCDLPPFF, via the exons ATGACGTCGGATTGC caaccaacaacaaccggtcGAATCGTCCTGGGATTGgagctcctgctgctggtactgGTCGGTTCGGCGCACGCCCGTACCGTGAACCTTACGGCGCAGGATCCAACTCCCAACGCCACCAACGACTCGCAGGAACAACCGTCCGGGCAGCTTCCGCCGGACGAGACTAAAACGGACGGCAGCGCCGGAAAAAGCGTAGTTGTGAACTGGAAGCTGACCTGTGAACAGCTCTGCAG CGCGGGACTTGGTGGTCCCGGTTGCGGAGCGACATGGCTGCGACCCGCAACTACCGACACTACTACGCAGCTGTTCCCGGTGGATGACGAGACAGTCGACGGACTCTGCCCGGTACTCTGTGTCAATGGTTTGG GAGTGTCCAAGTGCAGCTGCAAAGGCTACAAACCGAAGGGTCACATCAATCTGGATCTGGTCTGTGTGGCGTTCTGCAAGGCGGCCAACCTGCAGCTAAACGGCTGCAGTCGCTGCGACGGATCGGATGTGGAGGGACACCTTGGCGCAGTGGACAGCATCCAAACCACGACACCGAACTGGGACGAGCTCTGCACGCAGTTCTGCAAAATGGGAGACGGCGGGACATTGTGCAACTGTGATTTGCCACCGTTCTTCTAG